A portion of the Streptomyces sp. YPW6 genome contains these proteins:
- a CDS encoding RDD family protein yields the protein MSNDQPTPGQPPEDDDPFLKKPQEPPPPSDGQPYGSAPPPPPPPPPPNDPYGSGGGFGAPDPLAGMPPLGEPGKRILARLIDFLIISIPLYLISLPWGGAVDVNGDGGDGFGDAVADGYSGHQLLWSIIGLVVYVAYDTYFTHKDGRTPGKRLLKLRVAMLNDGRVPDTGAALMRAVVLWAPALLCCPCLWWLINIVLMFTDKPYRQGLQDKAAKTVVVVAR from the coding sequence ATGAGCAACGACCAGCCGACGCCCGGCCAGCCGCCCGAGGACGACGATCCGTTCCTCAAGAAGCCGCAGGAGCCTCCGCCGCCGTCCGACGGTCAGCCGTACGGCAGTGCTCCGCCGCCCCCGCCGCCTCCGCCCCCGCCGAACGATCCGTACGGCAGCGGCGGCGGGTTCGGCGCACCCGATCCGCTCGCCGGGATGCCGCCGCTCGGGGAGCCGGGGAAGCGGATCCTGGCGCGGCTCATCGACTTCCTCATCATCTCGATCCCGCTGTACCTGATCTCGCTGCCCTGGGGCGGCGCGGTCGACGTCAACGGGGACGGCGGCGACGGGTTCGGCGACGCGGTCGCCGACGGGTACAGCGGGCACCAGTTGCTCTGGTCGATCATCGGCCTGGTGGTCTACGTCGCCTACGACACCTACTTCACCCACAAGGACGGCCGCACGCCGGGCAAGCGGCTGCTGAAGCTGCGCGTGGCGATGCTCAACGACGGCCGGGTGCCCGACACCGGGGCCGCGCTGATGCGGGCGGTCGTGCTGTGGGCCCCGGCGCTGCTGTGCTGCCCGTGCCTGTGGTGGCTGATCAACATCGTGCTGATGTTCACCGACAAGCCCTACCGGCAGGGGCTCCAGGACAAGGCCGCCAAGACGGTCGTCGTGGTGGCCCGCTGA
- a CDS encoding RDD family protein has product MSAPTPAPGDESPREGYYPDPSIPGYVRYWNGASWVPGTSRPAPRQTGPAATAPAPAAGARTAPVEETGPIFFDEEDGGQDGAGDPPGSGASAAEGSAAPADGASVWQADAARQNGFGGERDRRVEWGGPAPEPASPGHASPSADARAPLAQDPTGGALPGMRGSGGRPADEAGTRPPTDGTVTIRAEGPRANAVRGAAASGDARPGPAPSDAGTPQGPQNVSTAPDVSAARNSPAPAPTPRGLPAQAPAPQAAAQAQAPVPQAQAPAPRAQQGRQASAPFDQPHQPHQPHQPHQPHQPHQPQQAQQGQSPAAAAAAASTPSPAPGPSAALRTPLTPGPGGGSASWAQQVHQLAQPEPQQLPQQHQGAAAGADQPVVPWKPPADDPFQQLARNQASARPAGLGKRFAARLVDNLVLGAVVGAVAVPLSVRAIDHIDRKITAAKETGETVTVWLLDSTTGVLLGALLAAFLLLGFLLEALPTAKWGRTLGKKLFGLDVRDIESHDTPSLGAALRRWLVYGVLGLLVLGAVNVLWCLFDRPWRQCWHDKAARTFVAG; this is encoded by the coding sequence ATGAGCGCGCCAACTCCGGCACCCGGTGACGAAAGCCCCCGCGAGGGCTACTACCCCGACCCCTCCATCCCCGGCTACGTCCGGTACTGGAACGGCGCCTCCTGGGTCCCGGGCACGAGCCGCCCCGCGCCCCGCCAGACGGGTCCGGCCGCAACCGCCCCCGCCCCGGCCGCCGGTGCGCGGACCGCGCCGGTGGAGGAGACCGGGCCGATCTTCTTCGACGAGGAGGACGGCGGCCAGGACGGCGCGGGGGACCCGCCGGGTTCCGGCGCATCCGCCGCGGAGGGGTCGGCGGCGCCCGCTGACGGCGCGTCGGTGTGGCAGGCGGACGCCGCACGCCAGAACGGCTTCGGCGGCGAGCGGGACCGCCGGGTCGAGTGGGGCGGGCCGGCCCCGGAGCCCGCGAGCCCCGGACACGCGTCGCCGTCGGCCGACGCGAGGGCGCCGCTGGCCCAGGACCCCACCGGCGGCGCGCTGCCGGGTATGCGGGGGAGTGGCGGCCGGCCCGCCGATGAGGCCGGGACACGTCCGCCCACGGACGGGACGGTCACCATCCGCGCGGAGGGCCCCCGGGCGAATGCGGTACGGGGCGCGGCGGCGTCCGGTGACGCGCGGCCCGGCCCGGCGCCGTCCGACGCCGGTACGCCCCAGGGGCCGCAGAACGTGAGCACGGCACCGGACGTGAGCGCGGCGCGGAACAGCCCCGCACCGGCTCCGACGCCCCGGGGCCTTCCGGCGCAGGCCCCGGCGCCGCAGGCAGCGGCGCAGGCACAGGCCCCGGTACCGCAGGCGCAGGCCCCGGCGCCGCGGGCGCAGCAGGGTCGGCAGGCGTCGGCACCATTCGATCAGCCCCATCAGCCCCATCAGCCCCATCAGCCCCATCAGCCCCATCAGCCCCATCAGCCCCAGCAGGCGCAGCAGGGGCAGTCGCCCGCTGCCGCTGCCGCTGCCGCGTCCACCCCGTCTCCCGCCCCCGGGCCCTCGGCCGCGTTGCGCACGCCCCTGACGCCCGGTCCGGGCGGCGGCTCCGCGTCCTGGGCGCAGCAGGTCCACCAACTCGCCCAGCCTGAACCGCAGCAACTGCCCCAGCAGCACCAGGGCGCGGCGGCGGGCGCGGACCAGCCCGTCGTGCCGTGGAAGCCGCCGGCCGACGACCCCTTCCAGCAACTCGCCCGCAACCAGGCCTCGGCCCGCCCCGCCGGGCTCGGCAAGCGGTTCGCCGCCCGGCTCGTCGACAACCTCGTGCTCGGCGCGGTCGTCGGGGCGGTGGCCGTCCCGCTGTCGGTCCGGGCGATCGACCACATCGACCGGAAGATCACCGCGGCGAAGGAGACGGGGGAGACCGTCACCGTCTGGCTGCTGGACTCCACCACCGGGGTCCTGCTGGGGGCGCTGCTCGCCGCGTTCCTGCTCCTCGGCTTCCTCCTGGAGGCCCTGCCGACGGCCAAGTGGGGCCGGACGCTGGGCAAGAAGCTCTTCGGGCTCGACGTACGGGACATCGAGTCCCATGACACCCCGTCCCTGGGAGCGGCCCTGCGCCGCTGGCTCGTCTACGGCGTGCTCGGGCTGCTCGTCCTCGGCGCGGTCAACGTCCTCTGGTGCCTGTTCGACCGCCCGTGGCGCCAGTGCTGGCACGACAAGGCCGCCCGTACGTTCGTCGCCGGCTGA
- a CDS encoding nicotinate phosphoribosyltransferase produces MNTADLGRRVGVPSTALFTDQYELTMVQAALKAGTADRHSVFEAFTRRLPEGRRYGVVAGTGRVLDAVENFHFDDEMIGFLRQRGIVDEPTLEWLAGYRFSGDIWGYPEGEVYFPGSPVLRVEGSFAECVLLETVILSILNHDSAIAAAASRMSAAAGGRRLIEMGARRTHELSAVASARAAYVGGFDATSDLAAGFRWAIPTVGTSAHAFTLLHDSERDAFRAQVDSLGRGTTLLVDTYDVAEAVRAAVEIAGPELGAVRIDSGDLLLIAHRVRQQLDELGATGTKIVVTSDLDEYAIASLAAAPVDAYGVGTQLVTGSGHPTCSMVYKLVARAGSAEPDAPLVPVAKKSLGAKSSVGGRKWAARRTDEHGVAEAEVIGTGPVPDGLADRQLLVELVRGGEVIAREPLDTVRERHVAARAGLPMSAIQLSRGEPVLPTEYA; encoded by the coding sequence ATGAACACAGCGGACCTCGGTCGGCGGGTCGGCGTTCCGTCGACCGCGCTCTTCACCGACCAGTACGAACTGACCATGGTGCAGGCGGCCCTCAAGGCCGGCACCGCCGACCGGCACTCGGTCTTCGAGGCGTTCACCCGCCGGCTGCCGGAGGGGCGGCGCTACGGCGTCGTCGCGGGCACCGGACGGGTGCTGGACGCGGTGGAGAACTTCCACTTCGACGACGAGATGATCGGCTTCCTGCGGCAGCGGGGGATCGTGGACGAGCCGACCCTGGAATGGCTGGCGGGCTACCGCTTCAGCGGCGACATCTGGGGCTATCCGGAGGGCGAGGTCTACTTCCCGGGCTCACCGGTCCTGCGCGTCGAGGGGTCCTTCGCCGAGTGCGTGCTGCTGGAGACGGTGATCCTCTCCATCCTCAACCACGACTCCGCCATCGCGGCCGCCGCCTCGCGGATGTCGGCCGCCGCCGGGGGCCGCCGGCTGATCGAGATGGGCGCCCGCCGCACACACGAACTCTCCGCGGTCGCCTCCGCCCGTGCGGCGTACGTCGGCGGCTTCGACGCCACCTCCGACCTGGCGGCGGGGTTCCGCTGGGCGATCCCGACGGTCGGCACGAGCGCGCACGCCTTCACCCTGCTGCACGACAGCGAGCGCGACGCGTTCCGGGCCCAGGTGGACTCGCTCGGCCGGGGCACCACCCTGCTGGTCGACACCTACGACGTGGCCGAGGCGGTCCGGGCGGCCGTGGAGATCGCCGGGCCCGAGCTCGGCGCCGTACGGATCGACTCCGGCGACCTGCTGCTGATCGCGCACCGGGTGCGGCAGCAGCTGGACGAGCTGGGGGCCACCGGCACGAAGATCGTGGTCACCTCGGACCTGGACGAGTACGCCATCGCCTCGCTGGCCGCCGCTCCGGTGGACGCGTACGGGGTGGGCACCCAGCTCGTCACCGGCAGCGGGCACCCCACCTGCTCGATGGTCTACAAGCTGGTGGCCCGCGCCGGCTCGGCGGAGCCGGACGCCCCGCTGGTGCCGGTGGCCAAGAAGTCGCTCGGCGCGAAGTCGTCCGTCGGCGGTCGCAAGTGGGCCGCGCGCCGGACCGACGAGCACGGCGTCGCCGAGGCCGAGGTGATCGGCACCGGCCCGGTGCCCGACGGGCTGGCGGACCGGCAGCTGCTGGTGGAGCTGGTGCGGGGCGGCGAGGTGATCGCCCGCGAGCCGCTGGACACGGTCCGGGAGCGGCACGTGGCCGCGCGCGCCGGACTGCCGATGTCGGCGATCCAGCTGTCGCGGGGCGAGCCGGTGCTCCCGACCGAGTACGCCTGA
- a CDS encoding isochorismatase family protein has product MHRALIVVDVQNDFCEGGSLAVAGGADVAAAITDLIGDAQPAYHHVVATRDHHIDPGGHFSPNPDYVDSWPVHCVAGTEGVGFHPNFAPAVASGAIDTVFDKGAYSAAYSGFEGSDENGTGLAQWLRDREVTEVDVVGIATDHCVRATALDAAREGFVTQVLLDLTAGVSGATTERALAELRTAGVKLSGTPVVAP; this is encoded by the coding sequence ATGCACCGCGCATTGATCGTCGTGGACGTTCAGAACGACTTCTGCGAGGGCGGCAGCCTCGCGGTGGCGGGCGGTGCCGACGTCGCCGCCGCCATCACCGACCTGATCGGTGACGCCCAGCCCGCCTACCACCACGTGGTCGCCACCCGCGACCACCACATCGACCCGGGCGGCCACTTCTCGCCGAACCCGGACTACGTCGACTCCTGGCCGGTGCACTGCGTCGCCGGTACGGAGGGCGTCGGCTTCCACCCGAACTTCGCGCCCGCCGTCGCCTCCGGCGCCATCGACACGGTCTTCGACAAGGGGGCGTACTCGGCCGCGTACAGCGGGTTCGAGGGCTCCGACGAGAACGGGACCGGTCTCGCCCAGTGGCTGCGCGACCGCGAGGTCACCGAGGTCGACGTGGTCGGCATCGCCACCGACCACTGCGTCCGGGCCACCGCCCTGGACGCGGCCCGCGAGGGCTTCGTCACCCAGGTGCTGCTCGACCTGACCGCAGGCGTCTCCGGGGCCACCACGGAACGGGCCCTGGCGGAACTGCGCACGGCGGGCGTGAAGCTCTCCGGCACGCCCGTCGTCGCGCCGTAG
- a CDS encoding DUF2017 domain-containing protein: MAGHFEATPGGGAAVALDEVEISILRSLAVQLLELIGPGDQPAEGEDPLAALFAEGPSKPPADPALARLFPDAYGGPEWAGGAAKPEGEQELRERSAEFRRFTEMDLRSGKRDDALAVVRTLDALSPAPDGGAVLTLTGDECLNWLRSLNDLRLTIGTRLEVSDEDQGEEGSLYRLPDTDPRKPMVMAYLWLGALQESLVETLMP, translated from the coding sequence ATGGCCGGCCATTTCGAGGCCACCCCAGGCGGCGGCGCGGCCGTCGCGCTCGACGAGGTCGAGATCTCCATCCTGCGCTCCCTCGCCGTCCAGCTGCTGGAGCTGATCGGCCCCGGCGACCAGCCCGCCGAGGGTGAGGACCCGCTCGCCGCCCTCTTCGCCGAAGGCCCCAGCAAGCCGCCCGCCGACCCGGCACTCGCCCGGCTCTTCCCCGACGCCTACGGCGGGCCGGAGTGGGCCGGGGGCGCCGCGAAGCCGGAGGGGGAGCAGGAACTGCGCGAGCGGTCCGCCGAGTTCCGCCGGTTCACCGAGATGGACCTGCGCTCCGGCAAGCGCGACGACGCCCTCGCCGTCGTCCGCACCCTGGACGCCCTCTCGCCCGCCCCGGACGGCGGCGCCGTCCTCACCCTCACCGGCGACGAGTGCCTCAACTGGCTCCGCTCCCTCAACGACCTGCGCCTGACCATCGGCACCCGGCTGGAGGTCTCCGACGAGGACCAGGGCGAGGAGGGCTCGCTCTACCGGCTCCCCGACACCGATCCGCGCAAGCCCATGGTGATGGCCTACCTCTGGCTCGGAGCGCTCCAGGAGTCCCTGGTCGAGACGCTCATGCCGTAG
- a CDS encoding SsgA family sporulation/cell division regulator, whose protein sequence is MMSIVERELELKLVLSPERSIPVPARLTYRTNDPYAVHVAFHIGSESPVHWTFARELLVEGVFRPCGHGDVRIWPTKVAGRSVICVALTSPDGNALLEVPSAAVAAWVERTLRVVPPGTESERLGMDEALAELLAPLPADDLWLSDPWAADESPSSDGEA, encoded by the coding sequence ATGATGAGCATCGTGGAACGTGAGCTGGAGCTGAAGCTGGTCCTGTCCCCCGAGCGGTCCATCCCGGTACCCGCCCGGCTGACGTATCGAACGAACGATCCGTACGCCGTGCACGTCGCCTTTCACATCGGCTCCGAGTCGCCCGTGCACTGGACGTTCGCCCGGGAGCTGCTGGTGGAGGGCGTGTTCCGGCCGTGCGGGCACGGGGACGTGCGGATCTGGCCGACGAAGGTCGCGGGCCGCAGCGTCATCTGCGTGGCCCTCACCTCGCCCGACGGCAACGCCCTGCTGGAGGTTCCCTCGGCCGCCGTGGCCGCCTGGGTGGAGCGGACCCTGCGGGTGGTGCCGCCGGGCACCGAGAGCGAACGCCTGGGGATGGACGAGGCGCTGGCGGAGCTGCTGGCCCCACTGCCGGCCGACGACCTGTGGCTGAGCGACCCGTGGGCGGCGGACGAGTCACCGTCCTCGGACGGTGAGGCGTGA
- the clpS gene encoding ATP-dependent Clp protease adapter ClpS, with the protein MGQVSVATPLEIERPDSAEEAFAVPEPDVPWVTLVHNDPVNLMSYVTYVFQAYFGYSKDKAHKLMLDVHQKGRAVVSSGSREEMERDVQAMHGYGLWATLTQDRT; encoded by the coding sequence ATGGGACAGGTGAGCGTTGCTACCCCGCTAGAGATCGAACGTCCCGATTCGGCCGAGGAGGCCTTCGCGGTCCCCGAGCCGGACGTCCCGTGGGTGACGCTCGTCCACAACGACCCGGTCAACCTGATGAGCTACGTGACCTACGTCTTCCAGGCCTACTTCGGCTACTCGAAGGACAAGGCCCACAAGCTCATGCTGGACGTGCACCAGAAGGGCCGCGCCGTCGTCTCCAGCGGCAGCCGCGAGGAGATGGAGCGCGACGTCCAGGCCATGCACGGTTACGGGCTGTGGGCCACCCTCACCCAGGACCGCACCTAG
- a CDS encoding immune inhibitor A domain-containing protein produces the protein MTNQRRALRAAAVVVAMAATAATASTFATAQAHDSSSGSGVSTVDRRDPAPAKGHVEHNLEGPFSEQQAEHREAALEQVLAGDKKVANRSGSKVVKLGDKKYVELGREKTDKIFTILLEFGDQVDDTTMYDPDGDGPKPPVKKYGGTPGPAHNEIAKPDPKKDNSTAWKDDYNQEHFQELYFGEGKGVHSLKTYYEKTSSGRYSVEGEVSDWVKVPYNEARYGSNYCGQSNCANVWDAVRDGVNAWVADQKAKGRTDAEIKANLAEYDQWDRYDYDGDGNFNEPDGYIDHFQLVHAGEDESAGGGAEGPNAIWAHRWYAYGTNAGSTGPADNKAGGAQIGDTGIWVGDYTVQPENGGLGVFAHEYAHDLGLPDLYDTSGGGENSVGFWSLMSAGSWLGTGKGEIGDLPGDMTSWDKLQLGWLDYDKAKAGKTSLHKLGVSEYNTKNPQALVVELPKKAVTTTVVKPAEGSKQWWSDMGDDLSNTLTRSVDLTGKSKADLDLSGWYDIEADYDYLYTEVSDNGGTSWTALDGTADGKAIPRDASDKPALTDVSGAYKKLSYSLDAYAGKKFDLRFRYQTDGGAGGKGFAADAITITADGAEVFADNAEGDDNGWTAKGFSRIGESFTQDYPQYYIAENRQYVSYDQTLKVGPYNFGFSTTRPDWVEHYSYQTGLLVWLWDTSQKDNNTSVHPGQGLILPIDAHAKPLKWKDGSLVRNKIQPFDAPFSWYPNKGFTLHNADVPLYIKPSLGNPVFDDRKGTYWYKENPTGSVKVSDTNTRISILHEPRNGRTMTVLVSPSGR, from the coding sequence GTGACCAATCAGAGACGGGCGCTTCGCGCCGCTGCCGTTGTCGTGGCCATGGCCGCGACCGCCGCGACGGCGTCGACCTTCGCCACCGCCCAGGCGCATGACAGCTCATCAGGTTCCGGTGTCTCCACCGTCGACCGCCGTGACCCGGCGCCGGCCAAGGGGCATGTGGAGCACAACCTGGAGGGCCCCTTCAGCGAGCAGCAGGCCGAGCACCGCGAGGCCGCGCTGGAGCAGGTGCTGGCCGGGGACAAGAAGGTGGCGAACCGGAGCGGCTCCAAGGTCGTCAAGCTCGGCGACAAGAAGTACGTGGAGCTGGGCCGGGAGAAGACCGACAAGATCTTCACCATCCTGCTGGAGTTCGGCGACCAGGTCGACGACACCACGATGTACGACCCGGACGGCGACGGCCCCAAGCCGCCCGTCAAGAAGTACGGCGGCACTCCGGGACCGGCGCACAACGAGATCGCCAAGCCGGACCCGAAGAAGGACAACAGCACCGCCTGGAAGGACGACTACAACCAGGAGCACTTCCAGGAGCTCTACTTCGGCGAGGGCAAGGGCGTTCACTCGCTCAAGACCTACTACGAGAAGACCTCCTCGGGCCGCTACTCGGTCGAGGGCGAGGTCTCCGACTGGGTCAAGGTCCCCTACAACGAGGCCCGCTACGGCTCCAACTACTGCGGCCAGTCCAACTGCGCCAACGTGTGGGACGCGGTCCGCGACGGTGTGAACGCCTGGGTCGCCGACCAGAAGGCCAAGGGCCGCACCGACGCCGAGATCAAGGCGAACCTCGCCGAGTACGACCAGTGGGACCGCTACGACTACGACGGCGACGGCAACTTCAACGAGCCCGACGGCTACATCGACCACTTCCAGCTGGTCCACGCCGGTGAGGACGAGTCGGCCGGCGGCGGCGCCGAGGGCCCCAACGCCATCTGGGCGCACCGCTGGTACGCCTACGGCACCAACGCCGGTTCGACCGGCCCCGCGGACAACAAGGCCGGTGGCGCCCAGATCGGCGACACGGGCATCTGGGTCGGCGACTACACCGTCCAGCCCGAGAACGGCGGCCTGGGCGTCTTCGCCCACGAGTACGCCCACGACCTCGGTCTGCCGGACCTGTACGACACCTCCGGCGGCGGCGAGAACTCGGTCGGCTTCTGGTCCCTGATGTCGGCGGGCTCCTGGCTCGGCACCGGCAAGGGCGAGATCGGCGACCTGCCGGGCGACATGACCTCGTGGGACAAGCTCCAGCTCGGCTGGCTCGACTACGACAAGGCCAAGGCCGGCAAGACCTCGCTGCACAAGCTGGGTGTCTCGGAGTACAACACCAAGAACCCGCAGGCGCTCGTCGTCGAGCTGCCGAAGAAGGCCGTCACCACCACCGTCGTCAAGCCCGCCGAGGGCTCGAAGCAGTGGTGGAGCGACATGGGCGACGACCTGTCGAACACCCTGACCCGCTCGGTCGACCTGACCGGCAAGTCGAAGGCCGACCTGGACCTTTCGGGCTGGTACGACATCGAGGCCGACTACGACTACCTCTACACCGAGGTGTCCGACAACGGCGGCACCAGCTGGACCGCGCTCGACGGCACCGCCGACGGCAAGGCCATCCCGCGCGACGCCAGTGACAAGCCGGCCCTGACCGACGTCTCGGGCGCGTACAAGAAGCTCTCGTACTCGCTGGACGCCTACGCGGGCAAGAAGTTCGACCTCCGCTTCCGCTACCAGACGGACGGCGGCGCGGGCGGCAAGGGCTTCGCGGCCGACGCCATCACCATCACGGCCGACGGCGCCGAGGTCTTCGCGGACAACGCCGAGGGCGACGACAACGGCTGGACGGCCAAGGGCTTCTCGCGGATCGGTGAGTCCTTCACCCAGGACTACCCGCAGTACTACATCGCGGAGAACCGCCAGTACGTCTCCTACGACCAGACGTTGAAGGTCGGCCCGTACAACTTCGGCTTCTCCACCACCCGTCCGGACTGGGTCGAGCACTACTCGTACCAGACCGGTCTGCTGGTCTGGCTCTGGGACACCTCCCAGAAGGACAACAACACCTCCGTCCACCCGGGCCAGGGTCTGATCCTGCCGATCGACGCGCACGCCAAGCCGCTCAAGTGGAAGGACGGCTCGCTCGTGCGCAACAAGATCCAGCCGTTCGACGCCCCGTTCAGCTGGTACCCGAACAAGGGCTTCACGCTCCACAACGCGGACGTGCCGCTGTACATCAAGCCCAGCCTGGGCAACCCGGTCTTCGACGACCGCAAGGGCACGTACTGGTACAAGGAGAACCCCACGGGCAGTGTCAAGGTTTCTGACACGAACACCCGCATCTCCATCCTCCACGAGCCCCGCAACGGTCGGACGATGACCGTCCTGGTCAGCCCCTCGGGTCGCTGA